One window from the genome of Populus alba chromosome 15, ASM523922v2, whole genome shotgun sequence encodes:
- the LOC118033377 gene encoding chlorophyll a-b binding protein P4, chloroplastic: protein MATVSTQASAAVFRPCAYKSRFLAGAPSKLTRELSIKPVASSSPNFKVEAKKGEWLPGLPSPSYLNGSLPGDNGFDPLGLAEDPENLRWFVQAELVNGRWAMLGVAGMLLPEVFTKIGIINAPQWYDAGKAEYFASSSTLFVIEFILFHYVEIRRWQDIKNPGCVNQDPIFKQYSLPPNECGYPGGIFNPLNFAPTLEAKEKELANGRLAMLAFLGFVIQHNVTGKGPFENLLQHISDPWHNTIVQTFSGN from the exons atgGCCACCGTCTCAACACAAGCTTCTGCTGCCGTTTTCCGGCCATGTGCTTATAAGTCGAGGTTTCTCGCTGGGGCTCCAAGTAAACTGACCAGAGAATTGTCCATCAAACCAGTGGCATCGTCATCTCCTAACTTCAAGGTTGAAGCCAAGAAAGGAGAGTGGTTACCTGGTTTGCCTTCTCCATCTTATCTAAATGGCag CCTTCCAGGTGATAATGGGTTTGACCCACTCGGGCTTGCTGAGGACCCCGAGAACCTGAGATGGTTCGTTCAGGCTGAGCTTGTGAATGGTCGTTGGGCCATGTTGGGCGTTGCAGGAATGCTACTGCCAGAGGTTTTCACAAAGATTGGAATCATCAATGCTCCTCAGTGGTATGATGCTGGCAAAGCAGAATACTTTGCGTCGTCATCAACCCTCTTCGTGATCGAGTTCATACTGTTCCATTACGTCGAGATAAGAAGGTGGCAAGATATTAAGAACCCAGGATGCGTTAACCAAGATCCCATCTTCAAACAATACAGCTTGCCTCCAAATGAATGTGGGTACCCCGGCGGCATCTTCAACCCCCTCAACTTTGCACCCACTCTTGAGGCCAAAGAGAAGGAGCTTGCCAACG GGAGATTGGCAATGTTGGCATTCTTAGGATTTGTGATTCAGCACAATGTGACCGGCAAAGGGCCGTTCGAGAACCTCTTGCAGCACATCTCAGACCCGTGGCACAACACCATCGTCCAAACATTTAGCGGTAACTAA